A genomic region of Roseateles amylovorans contains the following coding sequences:
- a CDS encoding ABC transporter ATP-binding protein, translating to MSGLMDRTGVPPAHVAAEADAGTGVKAPEVVIAVRDVGTVLGGVRIHKHLDLDVYAGEVLGIIGGSGSGKTTLLRLMLGLERPTEGEVLIFGHKLGNCQATDLAQVRHRWGVLFQQGALFSALSVFDNVALPLRELKSLPDDLIAELVMQKLQQVGLKVEDGIKMPAELSGGMIKRVSLARALIMDPQLLFLDEPTAGLDPASSKNFVQLIESLKREMDLTVVMVTHDVDTLFALVDRVAVLADQRLAAIGSLEEVVRQPHPFIRNFFLGHVQRCAVDNLRSYRDELHQRDAMPA from the coding sequence ATGAGCGGATTGATGGACCGAACCGGTGTGCCACCGGCGCACGTGGCGGCCGAGGCCGATGCGGGCACCGGTGTAAAAGCGCCCGAGGTCGTCATCGCCGTGCGCGATGTCGGCACCGTGCTGGGCGGGGTGCGCATCCACAAGCATCTGGACCTGGATGTCTATGCCGGCGAGGTGCTGGGCATCATCGGCGGTTCCGGCAGTGGCAAGACCACGCTGCTGCGTCTGATGCTGGGTCTGGAGCGCCCCACCGAGGGCGAGGTGCTGATCTTCGGCCACAAGCTCGGCAACTGCCAGGCCACCGATCTGGCGCAGGTGCGCCACCGCTGGGGCGTGCTGTTCCAGCAGGGTGCACTGTTCTCGGCCTTGAGCGTGTTCGACAACGTGGCGCTGCCGCTGCGGGAATTGAAGAGCCTGCCCGACGACCTGATCGCCGAACTGGTGATGCAGAAGCTGCAGCAGGTCGGCCTGAAGGTGGAGGACGGCATCAAGATGCCGGCCGAGCTTTCCGGCGGCATGATCAAACGGGTCTCGCTGGCGCGGGCACTGATCATGGATCCGCAACTGCTGTTCCTGGACGAACCCACCGCGGGCCTGGATCCGGCCAGTTCCAAGAACTTCGTGCAGCTCATCGAGAGCCTGAAGCGCGAAATGGACCTGACCGTGGTGATGGTGACCCACGACGTCGACACCCTGTTCGCCTTGGTCGACCGTGTGGCGGTCCTGGCCGATCAGCGGCTGGCCGCCATCGGCAGCCTGGAGGAGGTGGTGCGGCAGCCGCATCCCTTCATCCGCAACTTCTTCCTTGGCCATGTGCAGCGCTGCGCCGTGGACAACCTTCGCAGCTACCG